In Nostoc sp. GT001, a genomic segment contains:
- a CDS encoding IS630 family transposase encodes MPKIIKIEPHLSLEELEVGYRQAKKPVLRTHYQIIWLLAKGMSTEEVAVVTGYSRSWIYELVWGYNRSGIETLGDQRVLNQGSSKPLLDDVQQALLWQALQEPPVEGGQWNGRKVADWIADLIGRPVSRQRGWEYLKQMRFRLRVPRPEHTKSCLEQQADWKKNLQTKVEQIQTQNPESDVEVWAQDEHRVGLKPVIRRIWVDEWTVPTVNVNWRFKWLWLYGFVHPHLGQTYWWILPYVNIELFNKVLADFAQHFGIGEKKQVVLVVDQAGWHKSAKVKIPQGIHLEFLPSHSPELQPAERLWTLTNELIANRSFDSLDEVEEILIQRCRQIIDQPDFVHGLTNFHWWSKFAA; translated from the coding sequence ATGCCAAAAATCATAAAAATTGAGCCACATCTGAGTTTAGAAGAGTTAGAGGTAGGTTATCGCCAAGCCAAAAAACCAGTATTGCGGACACATTACCAGATAATTTGGCTGTTAGCCAAAGGTATGAGTACAGAAGAAGTAGCAGTAGTCACAGGCTATAGCCGAAGTTGGATTTATGAGTTGGTTTGGGGTTACAACCGCAGTGGAATTGAAACATTGGGAGATCAAAGGGTCTTAAATCAAGGAAGTAGTAAACCACTTTTAGACGATGTACAGCAAGCATTACTATGGCAGGCATTACAAGAGCCACCAGTAGAAGGGGGACAATGGAATGGTCGGAAGGTTGCTGACTGGATTGCTGATTTAATCGGTCGTCCAGTCAGTCGCCAACGTGGGTGGGAATATCTTAAACAAATGCGTTTTCGTTTAAGAGTTCCGCGACCAGAACATACTAAATCTTGCCTGGAACAACAGGCTGATTGGAAAAAAAATCTACAGACCAAAGTCGAACAGATACAAACACAAAATCCAGAATCCGACGTAGAAGTATGGGCGCAGGATGAACATAGAGTTGGTTTAAAACCAGTAATCCGACGTATTTGGGTTGATGAATGGACAGTACCTACAGTAAATGTTAATTGGCGTTTTAAGTGGCTGTGGCTTTATGGTTTTGTTCATCCACACTTAGGTCAAACATATTGGTGGATACTGCCCTACGTCAACATTGAATTATTCAACAAAGTACTTGCAGATTTTGCACAACACTTTGGCATTGGTGAGAAAAAACAGGTAGTTTTAGTTGTTGACCAAGCAGGATGGCACAAGAGCGCCAAAGTCAAGATTCCACAAGGTATACACTTGGAGTTTTTACCTTCCCACTCTCCTGAATTACAACCAGCCGAGCGTTTGTGGACTCTTACGAATGAACTGATTGCTAATCGCAGTTTTGATAGTCTTGATGAGGTTGAGGAAATTTTAATTCAACGTTGTCGTCAAATTATTGACCAGCCTGATTTTGTACATGGTTTAACCAATTTTCACTGGTGGTCGAAATTTGCAGCTTAA
- a CDS encoding chlororespiratory reduction protein 7 produces the protein MPDSLMYQQDNFVVLETNQPEQFMTPSELLEKLKITLQQLIIQDLPPDLQKFDTVETQAQYLIDTSCELDISSGKYLQWYAVRLEK, from the coding sequence ATGCCAGACTCATTAATGTACCAGCAGGATAATTTTGTTGTTCTAGAAACAAATCAACCAGAACAATTTATGACGCCATCAGAGCTATTAGAAAAGCTCAAAATAACTCTTCAACAACTCATAATTCAAGATTTACCGCCTGACTTGCAAAAGTTTGATACTGTGGAAACTCAAGCCCAATATTTAATTGACACTAGCTGCGAATTAGATATTAGCTCTGGGAAATATTTACAGTGGTACGCAGTTCGTTTAGAAAAGTAA
- a CDS encoding PleD family two-component system response regulator codes for MSGISPFTVSKQPPLILVADDDKTIRVLLRKAMEQEGYRVVEVNDGKQCLDAYETIKPDIVLLDAVMPVMDGFTCCKNLLQIARNNLISALATFDTDSTLNNTVISKIWERTPILMITCLDDEESVNRAFEAGATDYVTKPIHWPVLRQRLRRLLQQAQVYKQLEAANEALHHLANVDGLTELANRRRFDDYLNTQWINLAQEGFPLSMILCDIDFFKFYNDKYGHPAGDVCLQKVGAVLSLKAQKHQDLVARYGGEEFAVIMPYTPASGALHVAAAIQAGIKDLQIVHDGSAVSQHVTLSMGVATVVPTWESSPSELIVLADKALYQAKAGGRDRFISSS; via the coding sequence ATGTCAGGCATAAGCCCATTTACTGTTTCTAAGCAACCACCACTGATTCTAGTGGCTGATGATGACAAGACCATCCGGGTATTGTTGCGTAAAGCAATGGAACAAGAAGGTTATCGAGTAGTCGAGGTCAATGATGGTAAGCAATGTTTAGATGCTTACGAGACTATCAAACCGGATATAGTTTTGCTAGATGCTGTAATGCCTGTGATGGATGGCTTTACCTGCTGTAAGAACTTGCTCCAGATTGCTAGGAATAATTTAATCTCAGCCCTTGCCACCTTTGATACTGACTCGACTCTTAATAATACAGTCATCTCCAAGATATGGGAGCGCACTCCCATCTTGATGATTACATGCTTGGACGATGAGGAATCTGTAAATCGTGCTTTTGAAGCAGGAGCAACTGATTATGTTACCAAGCCAATTCACTGGCCTGTATTGCGCCAACGGTTACGCCGACTACTACAGCAAGCACAAGTATACAAACAGTTAGAGGCGGCAAACGAAGCTTTGCATCACCTTGCCAATGTAGATGGCTTAACTGAGTTGGCTAATCGTCGCCGCTTTGACGATTATCTCAATACTCAATGGATTAATCTCGCACAAGAGGGATTTCCGTTGTCAATGATTTTGTGTGATATCGACTTTTTTAAATTTTATAATGATAAATATGGCCATCCGGCAGGGGATGTATGTTTACAAAAGGTGGGTGCTGTCTTAAGCCTTAAGGCACAAAAACATCAGGATTTAGTAGCGCGTTATGGTGGCGAAGAATTTGCTGTGATTATGCCATACACTCCTGCATCTGGTGCACTTCACGTTGCCGCCGCGATCCAAGCTGGAATCAAAGATTTGCAAATTGTTCATGACGGTTCTGCGGTGAGTCAGCACGTCACTCTCAGTATGGGCGTGGCAACTGTTGTCCCGACATGGGAATCTTCTCCTTCAGAGTTGATCGTGCTGGCAGATAAAGCACTCTACCAAGCAAAGGCCGGGGGACGCGATCGCTTTATCTCAAGTTCTTAA
- a CDS encoding DUF2854 domain-containing protein produces MLRQISLGTLGLTIGGILTIIGFVAYADNNATLNLVGFFYGIPLLLGGLALKANELKPVPFTQTTSPSALILRQQQATETQNKIRKDITRYCYGQDAHLDTTLSFLGLSPNDQERPTVTGLRETEVNGSYALILEFDSPLIPIDVWQKKHEKMTNYFASGLEIQITQPSENTIELALINTQKESLVSSQ; encoded by the coding sequence ATGCTACGCCAAATCTCTTTAGGAACACTCGGTCTAACTATCGGCGGTATATTAACCATCATTGGCTTCGTCGCCTATGCTGATAACAATGCCACACTCAATCTTGTCGGATTTTTTTATGGGATTCCTCTATTATTGGGAGGACTGGCACTAAAAGCTAATGAACTTAAGCCAGTACCATTTACCCAAACTACGTCACCGTCAGCATTGATACTGCGCCAGCAGCAAGCAACTGAGACTCAAAATAAAATTCGCAAAGACATCACCCGATATTGCTACGGTCAAGATGCTCATCTAGATACAACACTTTCTTTTCTGGGTTTGAGTCCCAATGACCAGGAACGGCCAACAGTAACAGGGTTACGAGAAACAGAAGTTAATGGAAGCTATGCCCTAATTTTAGAATTTGATTCACCGCTAATACCAATTGATGTGTGGCAAAAAAAGCATGAAAAAATGACCAATTATTTTGCCTCTGGATTGGAAATTCAAATAACACAGCCATCTGAAAATACAATTGAGCTAGCGCTAATCAATACTCAAAAAGAATCACTAGTCAGTAGTCAATAG
- the ppk1 gene encoding polyphosphate kinase 1, whose product MAKSKKSATPINLSDPQYYLNRELSWLEFNARVLHEACDDRTPLLERLKFLGIFNSNLDEFFMVRVAGLKQQVEAKVSLLTPDGRTPQQQLDDIRSTLTPHVNKQHQHFEEVLRPLLVNHGIHILNYIDLNQKQRTHLNSYFEEQIFPVLTPLAVDPSHPFPFISNLSLNLAVVVKNPDTEEEFFARIKVPSVLPRFLPIPPELGDQNSEKPAHWTGVPLEQAIAHNLESLFPGMNIQEYHPFRITRDADLVLEEDEADDLLLAIEQELRKRRLGGSPVRLEIQSQTPEIVRSRLLQDLELTESDVYEVDGLLGLRDLMYFMSLPLPELKDPPRQSVVPLRLQRLREPSLDPDALETDEGKDFFAVIREKDLLVHHPYQSFSETVVRFITHAAYDANVLAIKMTLYRTSGDSPIVNALIAAAENGKQVSVLVELKARFDEENNIYWAKRLERVGVHVVYGLVGLKTHSKTVMVVRREKDRIRRYVHIGTGNYNPKTARLYTDLGLFSCREELGADITDLFNFLTGYSLQKSYRELLVAPVNMRDRFLALIHREIENVQNGFSGRIVAKMNSLVDPEIIATLYEASRAGVQIDLIIRGVCCLRPGIKDISENIRIISIVGRFLEHSRIYYFHNNTQEEIYIGSADWMRRNLDRRVEVITPVKDPDIAKDLQEIMGIMLADNRQAWELQADGTYIQRRPYDDSPEANSQKILMNMVLRST is encoded by the coding sequence ATGGCAAAATCTAAGAAAAGCGCTACCCCCATCAATCTCAGCGATCCACAATATTATCTTAACCGAGAGTTAAGCTGGTTAGAATTTAATGCCAGGGTATTACATGAAGCCTGTGACGATCGCACCCCACTTCTGGAACGCCTTAAGTTTTTGGGAATATTTAACTCTAATTTAGATGAGTTTTTTATGGTGCGCGTTGCTGGCTTAAAGCAACAAGTAGAGGCAAAAGTTAGCCTGTTAACTCCTGATGGTCGCACACCACAACAACAGCTAGACGATATTAGGTCTACCCTCACTCCCCATGTCAACAAACAGCACCAACATTTTGAGGAAGTACTTCGTCCTCTCCTAGTAAATCATGGCATTCATATTCTGAATTACATAGATTTAAATCAAAAGCAGCGGACTCATCTCAACAGCTATTTTGAGGAACAAATCTTTCCAGTTTTGACTCCTCTGGCTGTCGATCCTAGTCATCCCTTTCCGTTTATTTCTAATCTCAGTTTGAATCTGGCTGTTGTCGTCAAGAACCCAGACACCGAAGAAGAATTTTTTGCCAGAATCAAAGTCCCTAGTGTTCTACCACGATTTTTACCGATACCGCCTGAGTTGGGAGATCAGAACAGCGAAAAACCTGCCCACTGGACTGGAGTACCTTTAGAACAGGCGATCGCTCATAACTTGGAATCTCTATTTCCAGGGATGAACATTCAAGAATATCATCCGTTCCGCATTACCCGTGATGCCGATTTGGTCTTAGAAGAAGATGAAGCAGATGATTTGTTGTTAGCGATCGAACAGGAATTGCGAAAACGGCGTCTGGGTGGTAGTCCAGTCCGGCTAGAAATTCAATCCCAAACTCCTGAAATAGTGCGATCGCGATTATTGCAAGATTTGGAATTAACAGAAAGTGATGTTTACGAGGTAGATGGTCTTTTGGGACTGCGAGATTTAATGTACTTTATGTCCTTGCCATTGCCGGAACTCAAAGATCCACCACGCCAATCTGTTGTACCGTTACGTCTGCAAAGGCTGAGAGAACCAAGTTTAGACCCAGATGCACTGGAGACGGATGAAGGAAAAGACTTTTTTGCTGTAATTCGGGAAAAGGATTTACTAGTACACCATCCCTATCAATCCTTTTCGGAAACGGTTGTTCGCTTTATTACCCATGCCGCATACGACGCGAATGTGTTAGCCATCAAGATGACCCTTTACCGGACTTCTGGTGACTCGCCCATCGTCAACGCCTTAATTGCTGCTGCTGAAAATGGCAAGCAGGTATCTGTGCTGGTGGAATTAAAGGCACGATTTGATGAGGAGAATAATATTTACTGGGCAAAACGACTAGAAAGAGTTGGAGTTCATGTTGTCTATGGTTTAGTCGGGCTAAAAACCCATAGTAAAACTGTTATGGTGGTACGACGCGAAAAAGACCGGATACGTCGCTACGTGCATATTGGGACTGGTAACTATAACCCTAAAACGGCACGACTGTATACAGATTTGGGATTGTTTAGTTGCCGTGAAGAATTGGGTGCTGACATCACAGATTTATTTAATTTCTTAACAGGATACTCTCTGCAAAAATCTTATCGAGAGTTGCTGGTTGCACCTGTGAATATGCGCGATCGCTTTTTGGCACTAATTCACCGCGAAATCGAAAATGTTCAAAATGGATTTTCTGGACGGATTGTTGCCAAAATGAATTCCCTAGTCGATCCAGAAATTATCGCCACTTTATATGAAGCTTCCCGCGCTGGAGTGCAAATCGACTTAATTATCAGGGGCGTTTGTTGTTTACGTCCAGGAATCAAAGACATTAGTGAAAATATTCGCATCATCAGCATTGTTGGTCGCTTTTTAGAACACTCTCGGATTTATTATTTCCATAACAATACACAGGAGGAAATCTATATCGGCAGCGCTGACTGGATGCGTCGCAACCTAGATCGCCGAGTTGAAGTAATTACCCCAGTAAAAGACCCAGATATTGCTAAAGATTTGCAAGAAATTATGGGAATTATGCTCGCAGATAATCGCCAAGCTTGGGAATTACAAGCTGATGGTACTTACATTCAACGGCGTCCTTATGATGATTCTCCAGAAGCTAATTCACAAAAAATTCTCATGAACATGGTATTACGCTCAACCTAG
- a CDS encoding response regulator transcription factor, with the protein MLMLSCELSTLRVLVVDDHELTRLTLQLVFSCQENIQVVGLASNGEEAIEMVKRCHPDVIVLDLQMPVMDGWSASSHIKAISPNTQILAYSSVEDVNFHGTKAMSSFDDVCKKDVPTNELIALVRQLGQRAGDGSVAG; encoded by the coding sequence ATGTTAATGTTATCCTGCGAGCTCTCTACCTTGCGTGTTTTAGTAGTTGATGACCACGAACTGACTCGTTTAACTTTACAATTAGTTTTTTCTTGCCAGGAAAATATTCAAGTAGTAGGTTTAGCCAGTAATGGTGAAGAAGCTATAGAAATGGTTAAACGTTGCCATCCTGACGTAATTGTTCTAGATTTACAGATGCCAGTCATGGATGGCTGGAGTGCGTCCAGTCACATTAAAGCTATATCTCCGAACACTCAGATACTTGCTTACTCCTCAGTGGAAGACGTAAATTTTCATGGGACAAAGGCAATGTCTAGCTTTGATGACGTTTGCAAGAAAGATGTACCTACAAACGAACTTATTGCCTTAGTTAGGCAGCTAGGTCAGCGTGCAGGAGATGGTTCAGTGGCAGGATAA
- a CDS encoding SGNH/GDSL hydrolase family protein yields the protein MKKQAVAAGFVLFSFMLPTTASAVSFDRLYVFGDSLSDTGNIYNATGKTFPLSPPYFEGRFSNGPIWVDYLGDRLGLKPTLLTTIPSTPPTQGINFAFGGASSGSGNAVVPNPNLPGVLQQVLGFAGTLQANNQTADPNALYTLWGGGNDFLFLNPADSTTPISNISLALNTLVGVGAKNILVFNSSDLGKIPAATIDDRNPATLSKSTNEFNLGLAKTVSALSQNPNLNIISIDTFSLFNQASALDFTNVTESCLSRLDICNPVNNKFLFWDDFHPTTAAHKLVADAALAAIEAKSVPEPSINLGILALSAFGAVGVLKRQQKRSAVRVIDGQFSHITVKN from the coding sequence ATGAAAAAACAAGCTGTAGCAGCGGGATTTGTTCTATTTTCTTTCATGTTGCCGACCACAGCTTCAGCTGTGAGTTTTGATCGGCTTTATGTATTTGGCGATAGTCTTTCTGATACAGGCAATATATATAATGCTACTGGGAAAACATTCCCTCTAAGCCCACCTTACTTTGAAGGACGTTTTTCCAATGGGCCTATCTGGGTAGATTATCTCGGAGATCGGCTAGGTTTAAAGCCTACTTTATTAACTACTATTCCTTCCACACCTCCTACCCAAGGGATAAACTTCGCTTTCGGTGGGGCTAGCTCTGGTTCAGGTAACGCTGTCGTTCCTAATCCAAATTTACCGGGAGTACTCCAACAAGTCCTTGGTTTTGCTGGAACTTTGCAAGCAAATAATCAAACTGCTGACCCAAATGCACTTTATACATTGTGGGGAGGTGGGAATGATTTCCTTTTTCTTAACCCCGCAGACTCTACCACGCCAATTAGTAATATATCCCTGGCGTTGAATACTCTGGTAGGAGTCGGCGCGAAAAATATTTTAGTGTTTAACTCGTCAGATTTAGGAAAGATCCCAGCAGCTACAATTGACGATCGCAATCCTGCAACCCTTAGCAAATCTACTAATGAGTTTAACTTGGGTTTAGCAAAAACTGTGAGCGCTTTGAGTCAAAACCCAAATCTCAACATTATCTCTATTGATACTTTTTCTTTATTTAATCAGGCCAGTGCATTAGATTTTACTAATGTAACCGAGTCTTGTCTATCTAGGCTAGATATATGTAACCCAGTTAACAACAAGTTTCTATTCTGGGACGATTTCCACCCAACGACTGCTGCTCATAAGTTAGTAGCGGACGCTGCACTGGCGGCGATTGAGGCTAAGTCTGTTCCTGAACCTTCGATAAACTTGGGGATTTTAGCCCTTAGTGCTTTTGGTGCGGTAGGGGTGTTGAAGCGTCAACAAAAAAGGTCAGCAGTCCGGGTTATAGATGGACAATTTTCTCATATAACAGTTAAAAACTAA
- a CDS encoding S-layer homology domain-containing protein: MLPCKRPAVFLIWAVILTSLTACANSPVAKNLEESLAADPKLQSNPVVFGESQNNQPQAQQNESTVQLPADFPKDIPLYSNAKLQEVTPASGSENKISTRWLSSDPSNFIASFYRSQFQTNNWQILQQPTDDTGGAFEARRNDLLLKVSIQPKSVTNATPNQPQTATELLIDYVPNSTVTAQPTSTTNPNETANAVPQPGNSQFIGPIPPANLAAQPPSTTNNQTIPTATPKSQVFNDLNKAPQEWRQHIQDLAALGVLSIEAKTTKSNSTTTTNQFEPSKTVTHREYARWLIAANNAVYTNNPAKQIRLASESTQPAFSDVSAKDPDFPAIQGLAEAGLIPSPLSGDSTVVLFRPDAPLTREQLLLWKLPLDSRQALPSANLDAVKQTWGFQDAARIDPRALRAVLADYQNGEQSNIRRVFGYTTLFQPKKPVTRAEAATALWYFGSQGEGVSATEALKLKQS; this comes from the coding sequence GTGCTTCCCTGTAAACGTCCAGCTGTATTTCTAATTTGGGCTGTTATACTCACTTCGTTAACAGCCTGTGCTAATAGTCCAGTCGCCAAAAACCTTGAGGAATCTTTGGCGGCAGATCCGAAACTGCAAAGCAATCCAGTTGTCTTTGGAGAATCTCAGAATAACCAACCGCAAGCACAGCAAAACGAATCAACTGTTCAGTTACCCGCTGATTTTCCTAAAGATATCCCTTTATATTCCAATGCCAAGCTACAGGAAGTTACACCTGCTAGCGGCTCAGAAAACAAAATCTCAACTCGTTGGTTAAGTTCTGACCCCAGTAATTTTATTGCTAGCTTTTATCGCAGCCAGTTTCAAACAAATAACTGGCAGATTTTACAACAGCCGACAGATGATACAGGAGGAGCTTTTGAGGCACGTCGCAACGATTTGCTGTTGAAGGTTTCCATTCAGCCCAAATCAGTTACTAACGCCACACCTAATCAACCCCAAACGGCCACTGAATTACTGATTGATTACGTACCGAATAGCACTGTAACAGCACAACCTACTTCAACTACAAATCCTAACGAAACTGCTAACGCCGTTCCTCAACCGGGAAATTCACAGTTCATTGGCCCAATACCACCCGCAAACTTGGCAGCACAGCCACCAAGCACAACTAATAACCAAACAATCCCTACAGCCACTCCTAAATCTCAGGTATTTAACGATCTGAATAAGGCACCACAAGAATGGCGGCAACATATCCAAGACTTAGCTGCATTAGGTGTTTTATCTATAGAAGCAAAGACAACTAAGAGCAACTCCACTACTACAACTAATCAGTTTGAACCCAGTAAAACCGTTACACATCGGGAATATGCTCGTTGGCTAATCGCTGCTAACAATGCTGTGTATACCAACAATCCAGCTAAACAGATTCGCTTGGCATCAGAAAGTACTCAACCAGCTTTTAGTGATGTGTCAGCAAAAGATCCTGATTTCCCAGCAATTCAGGGATTAGCCGAAGCTGGATTAATTCCCAGTCCTTTATCTGGAGATTCTACAGTAGTTTTATTTCGTCCTGATGCACCTCTAACGCGAGAACAATTGCTGCTGTGGAAATTACCCCTAGATAGTCGCCAAGCTTTACCCTCTGCTAACTTAGATGCGGTTAAACAAACTTGGGGTTTCCAAGACGCAGCGCGAATTGACCCAAGGGCTTTAAGAGCAGTATTGGCTGATTACCAGAATGGCGAACAATCCAATATTCGGCGGGTGTTTGGTTATACGACTCTGTTTCAACCCAAAAAACCAGTAACTCGTGCTGAGGCTGCTACGGCTTTGTGGTATTTCGGTAGTCAGGGTGAGGGTGTTTCGGCTACTGAGGCTTTGAAATTAAAGCAAAGTTAA